The Sphaerospermopsis torques-reginae ITEP-024 genome has a window encoding:
- a CDS encoding aromatic ring-hydroxylating dioxygenase subunit alpha has protein sequence MQAEFNFFQHWYPLSPIEDLDPQRPIPVTLLGIRLVIWKPRSSANYRVFLDQCPHRLAPLSEGRIDDKTGNLMCSYHGWQFDDQGICTHIPQAENPEIVAKNQENFCVLSLPVRQENDLLWVWPDAKTPELAAKTPLPLSLQIDASKGFVWTSIVRDLEYDWQTLVENVADPSHVPFAHHGVQGNRDKAQPIPMNIIKSTIDLIEVSIPRGLPTTITFEPPCRLEYAISLGQTEKKLGLIVYCVPVSPGKSRIVGQFSRNFAKTFHYLTPRWWDHITNRNVVLDGDMILLNQQEYLLQQKQSSESWKKAYKLPTSADRLVIEFRTWFDKYCQGKLPWEEVGIKDTESKINDNRLVMLDRYQQHTQHCSSCRTTVKNLERLQIGLLAYFVIVVSGVAILPDAFCLKVGLPLIITALLGMGIYAWLKLWLIPKFYFVDYIHADK, from the coding sequence ATGCAAGCCGAATTTAACTTTTTTCAGCACTGGTATCCTCTTTCACCAATTGAAGACCTTGATCCACAACGTCCCATCCCGGTAACATTGTTAGGAATACGCTTAGTAATTTGGAAACCCAGATCATCTGCAAATTACCGGGTATTTTTAGATCAATGTCCTCACCGTTTAGCACCTTTAAGCGAAGGTCGTATTGATGACAAAACAGGTAATCTAATGTGTAGTTATCATGGTTGGCAATTTGATGATCAAGGTATCTGTACTCACATTCCCCAAGCGGAAAATCCCGAAATTGTAGCTAAAAATCAAGAAAATTTCTGTGTCCTTTCTTTACCAGTACGTCAGGAAAATGACTTACTTTGGGTGTGGCCAGATGCAAAAACCCCGGAACTAGCAGCAAAGACACCTTTACCTTTATCACTACAAATAGACGCTAGTAAAGGATTTGTTTGGACTTCTATAGTCCGTGATTTAGAGTATGATTGGCAGACATTAGTAGAAAATGTAGCTGATCCTAGTCATGTTCCTTTTGCTCATCATGGAGTACAAGGTAATCGAGACAAAGCACAACCCATACCTATGAATATAATTAAATCAACCATTGATTTAATTGAAGTTTCTATTCCCAGAGGTTTACCAACAACAATCACTTTTGAACCACCTTGTCGTTTAGAATATGCGATTAGTCTAGGTCAGACAGAAAAGAAATTAGGACTGATAGTTTATTGTGTACCTGTATCTCCAGGAAAATCGAGAATTGTCGGTCAATTTAGTCGTAATTTTGCGAAAACATTTCATTATTTAACACCCCGTTGGTGGGATCATATCACTAATAGAAATGTAGTGTTAGATGGTGATATGATTTTGTTAAATCAGCAAGAATATTTATTGCAACAAAAACAATCTAGTGAAAGTTGGAAAAAAGCCTATAAACTACCTACCAGTGCAGATAGGTTAGTAATTGAATTTAGGACTTGGTTTGATAAATATTGTCAAGGTAAACTACCTTGGGAAGAGGTAGGAATTAAGGATACAGAAAGTAAAATCAATGATAATCGTCTGGTGATGTTGGATCGTTATCAACAACATACTCAACATTGTAGCAGTTGTAGAACCACAGTTAAAAATTTAGAACGTTTACAAATAGGACTTTTAGCTTATTTTGTCATAGTTGTATCTGGGGTGGCAATTCTTCCTGATGCTTTCTGTCTAAAAGTGGGTTTACCATTAATAATTACAGCACTTTTGGGCATGGGAATTTACGCCTGGTTGAAACTTTGGCTGATTCCTAAATTCTACTTTGTAGATTATATTCATGCTGATAAATAA
- a CDS encoding ATP-dependent Clp protease proteolytic subunit, with translation MPIGVPKVPYRMPGGQYTDWISIYDRLYRERIIFLGRDVDDEIANQIIAVMLYLDSDDPGKDIYLYINSPGGMVTSGLAIYDTMQHIKSDVVTICVGLAASMGSFLLAAGTKGKRLALPHSRIMIHQPSGGTRGQASDIEIEAREILRIRSQLNQIYANNTGQALSKIEKDMDRDFFMSAQEAKEYGLIDRVIEERI, from the coding sequence ATGCCTATAGGCGTGCCAAAAGTTCCTTACCGGATGCCCGGAGGACAATATACAGATTGGATTAGCATTTATGACCGTCTCTACCGGGAAAGAATTATTTTCCTCGGAAGAGATGTAGATGATGAAATTGCTAACCAAATTATTGCCGTTATGCTTTATTTGGATTCTGATGATCCAGGTAAAGATATTTATTTGTACATCAATTCCCCTGGTGGAATGGTGACATCTGGTTTGGCAATTTATGACACCATGCAACACATCAAATCTGATGTTGTCACTATTTGCGTTGGTTTAGCTGCTTCAATGGGATCTTTCTTATTAGCTGCTGGTACTAAAGGTAAACGTTTAGCTTTACCTCACTCCCGGATCATGATTCACCAACCTTCTGGCGGTACTCGCGGACAAGCTTCTGATATTGAAATTGAAGCTAGAGAGATTCTGCGAATTCGTAGCCAGTTGAATCAGATTTATGCTAATAACACTGGTCAAGCTTTGTCTAAAATTGAAAAAGACATGGATCGGGATTTCTTCATGTCTGCTCAAGAAGCCAAGGAATATGGTTTAATTGACCGTGTGATTGAAGAACGCATCTAA
- a CDS encoding MoaD/ThiS family protein, whose product MSESVISVTVKLFAAYQEAYGLSELVLEFPHGTPVKAVCDRLISEHPELNQWRDVTRYGINLIFVAPDTPLKDSDEVVLIPPVSGG is encoded by the coding sequence ATTTCTGAATCTGTAATTTCTGTAACCGTTAAATTGTTCGCTGCTTATCAAGAAGCTTATGGACTTTCGGAATTGGTGCTGGAATTTCCTCATGGTACACCAGTCAAAGCTGTATGCGATCGCCTCATATCAGAACACCCAGAACTGAACCAATGGCGTGATGTTACCCGCTATGGCATTAATTTGATCTTTGTTGCACCCGACACCCCTCTCAAAGATAGTGATGAAGTCGTACTTATTCCCCCCGTTAGTGGAGGTTGA
- a CDS encoding J domain-containing protein, which yields MDIGDCYRLLGLRSGASFADIKASYRRLVQQYHPDLNPDDEKCKEKFIALTEAYKFLQTVVPPEEIAIKSHSSSPSSVFEDSSTQVASQPSVSTTTVMPHPPTVEDIEQRLKWKTYEQLQRFLQEKRFPQAIALVEALAARLPGDIEVKQWQAISYQIWGRALIAQKQLPKARIYLKKAIKTDPHNKALFNEVQRDFERLGIKF from the coding sequence ATGGATATCGGAGATTGCTACCGTTTATTGGGGTTAAGGTCAGGAGCTTCTTTTGCTGACATTAAAGCGTCCTACCGCCGACTGGTACAGCAATATCATCCCGATCTCAACCCAGATGATGAAAAGTGTAAAGAAAAATTTATTGCCTTGACGGAGGCTTATAAATTCCTACAAACGGTAGTACCGCCAGAGGAAATAGCCATAAAATCACATAGTTCATCCCCTTCATCAGTGTTTGAGGATAGTTCTACCCAGGTAGCATCCCAACCGTCAGTATCAACAACAACGGTGATGCCACATCCACCTACGGTAGAGGATATAGAACAGCGGTTAAAGTGGAAGACTTATGAACAGTTGCAGCGGTTTTTACAAGAAAAACGTTTTCCCCAAGCGATCGCTCTGGTTGAAGCTTTAGCCGCTAGATTACCAGGAGATATAGAAGTAAAACAATGGCAAGCTATATCTTATCAAATCTGGGGACGGGCGTTAATTGCCCAAAAACAACTACCAAAAGCCAGAATTTATCTGAAAAAAGCTATTAAGACAGACCCCCACAATAAAGCTCTGTTTAACGAAGTCCAGCGCGATTTTGAACGGTTAGGGATTAAGTTTTAA
- a CDS encoding ATP-dependent Clp protease proteolytic subunit, which yields MEHFPIKAVQAAYYGENSYRTPPPDLPSLLLKERIVYLGMPLVPAVTELIIAELLFLQSDDPEKPIKIYINSTGTSGYSGEPIGFETEAFAIYDTMKYIKPPIHTICIGSAMGMAAMLLSAGTKGCRASLPNSSIILHQPKSYAQGQATDIQIRAKEVLANKASMVDILSRTTGQAPEKITKDMDRLFYMTPYQAKEYGLIDRVFEKEELANPPLPASVL from the coding sequence ATGGAACATTTCCCCATCAAAGCTGTACAAGCTGCCTATTACGGCGAAAATTCCTACCGCACACCACCCCCAGACTTACCTTCTCTGCTGTTAAAGGAGAGAATAGTTTATCTGGGAATGCCATTAGTTCCTGCGGTTACAGAATTGATCATCGCTGAACTACTATTTTTACAATCCGACGACCCAGAAAAACCCATTAAAATCTATATCAACTCTACTGGAACATCTGGTTACAGTGGCGAACCTATCGGTTTTGAAACCGAAGCCTTCGCTATCTATGACACCATGAAATACATTAAACCTCCCATCCACACCATTTGTATTGGTTCGGCAATGGGTATGGCTGCCATGTTGTTGAGTGCTGGGACAAAAGGTTGTCGTGCGAGTTTACCTAACTCTAGTATTATCTTGCATCAGCCCAAGAGTTACGCCCAAGGGCAAGCTACAGATATTCAAATTCGAGCTAAAGAAGTTTTGGCGAATAAAGCTTCAATGGTGGATATTCTGTCACGCACCACAGGACAAGCACCAGAAAAAATCACCAAAGACATGGATCGTCTATTCTACATGACTCCTTACCAAGCCAAGGAATACGGTTTAATAGACCGCGTGTTTGAAAAAGAAGAACTCGCCAACCCCCCACTTCCTGCAAGTGTGCTTTAA
- the thrC gene encoding threonine synthase, with the protein MTQAIANLNKANTSILKALKCKECGAEYELQATHVCELCFGPLEVKYDYDVLRQSVSRETIEAGPNSIWRYREFLPVATDNYIDVGTGMTPLLRSHRLARRLGLNKLYIKNDAVNMPTLSFKDRVVSVALSRARELGFTTVSCASTGNLANSTAAIAAHAGLDCCVFIPSDLEAGKVLGSLIYSPTLMAVKGNYDQVNRLCSEVANTHGWGFVNINLRPYYSEGSKTLGFEVAEQLGWELPDHIVAPLASGSLFTKIYKGFQEFTEVGLVEGKKVRFSGAQAEGCSPIATAFKEGRDFIQPVKPNTIAKSIAIGNPADGVYAVEIAQKTGGNIESVNDAEIIEGIKLLAETEGIFTETAGGTTIAVLKKLVEAGKIDPDETTVVYITGNGLKTQEAVQGYVGEPLTIDAKLDSFERALERSRTLDRLEWQQVLV; encoded by the coding sequence ATGACTCAGGCCATCGCAAACTTAAACAAAGCCAACACTTCCATATTGAAAGCACTCAAGTGTAAAGAATGTGGTGCAGAATACGAACTCCAAGCTACTCATGTTTGTGAGTTGTGTTTCGGTCCATTGGAAGTTAAATATGACTATGATGTTTTGCGTCAGTCTGTCAGTCGAGAAACTATTGAAGCTGGTCCTAATTCCATTTGGCGTTATCGTGAGTTTTTACCCGTTGCTACCGACAACTATATAGATGTGGGAACAGGGATGACTCCCTTATTGCGTTCTCATCGTCTTGCCCGTCGCCTGGGTCTAAATAAACTTTATATTAAAAATGATGCCGTAAATATGCCCACCCTGAGCTTTAAGGATCGGGTGGTGTCTGTAGCACTGAGCAGAGCTAGAGAATTAGGTTTTACAACTGTTTCCTGTGCTAGTACCGGCAACTTGGCAAATTCAACCGCTGCGATCGCTGCCCATGCTGGTTTAGATTGCTGTGTATTCATTCCTTCTGACTTAGAAGCTGGTAAAGTCTTAGGTAGTTTAATTTACAGCCCCACCTTAATGGCAGTCAAAGGCAACTACGATCAAGTAAACCGCCTTTGCTCAGAAGTTGCTAATACACATGGTTGGGGATTTGTCAATATTAATCTTCGTCCTTATTATTCCGAAGGTTCTAAAACATTAGGTTTTGAAGTTGCAGAACAACTAGGCTGGGAACTACCAGATCATATAGTTGCACCTTTAGCTTCTGGTTCATTGTTCACCAAGATTTACAAAGGTTTTCAAGAATTTACTGAAGTTGGTTTAGTCGAAGGTAAAAAAGTTCGCTTTAGTGGCGCACAAGCAGAAGGTTGTTCTCCCATTGCTACAGCCTTCAAAGAAGGACGCGACTTTATCCAACCAGTAAAACCGAATACAATTGCTAAATCTATTGCCATTGGCAACCCAGCGGATGGGGTGTATGCTGTAGAAATCGCCCAAAAAACAGGCGGTAATATTGAATCAGTTAATGATGCAGAAATTATCGAAGGTATCAAACTGTTAGCAGAAACCGAAGGTATCTTCACCGAAACCGCAGGTGGTACAACCATCGCCGTGCTGAAAAAATTAGTAGAAGCTGGTAAAATTGATCCAGATGAAACTACAGTTGTGTACATCACTGGCAACGGTTTGAAAACCCAAGAAGCGGTACAAGGTTATGTTGGTGAACCTTTGACTATTGATGCTAAACTTGATAGTTTTGAACGGGCGTTAGAAAGATCCCGTACACTTGATCGCCTAGAATGGCAACAAGTTCTGGTTTAG
- a CDS encoding MoaD/ThiS family protein: MAVTVLVPTALQKHTNNQATLACSGSTIAELIDSLEKACPGIKSVICDEAGKPRRFLNFYVNSEDIRFLDNTATPLKDGDEVSIVPAVAGG, translated from the coding sequence ATGGCCGTAACAGTTTTAGTTCCCACTGCTCTGCAAAAACATACAAATAACCAAGCTACTCTTGCCTGTAGCGGTAGCACTATTGCTGAATTAATTGACTCTTTAGAAAAAGCTTGTCCTGGTATTAAATCAGTAATATGTGATGAAGCAGGCAAACCCCGCAGATTTTTGAATTTTTATGTCAACAGCGAAGATATCCGCTTTTTAGATAATACAGCAACACCTCTCAAAGATGGTGATGAAGTGAGTATAGTTCCTGCTGTTGCAGGTGGTTAA